The genome window CAGTAAATGGGGAGGAGTGTCGATGAAAAACCATATAAAAGTAAATGGCAAGATCCTTCAAACAAATAAAAAATGGTCACATCTAAGGCAAAAACAAAAAGAACGCATTTCTAATTGGTTACGTAGAGAATATACAAAATTTGTACAATCGCATCATAGAAGACCTAAAAAGTACGAGCA of Bacillus sp. DX3.1 contains these proteins:
- a CDS encoding transposase — encoded protein: MKNHIKVNGKILQTNKKWSHLRQKQKERISNWLRREYTKFVQSHHRRPKKYEHDDILLAVMDQIHEREIWIPYGVFLPIPRKGGIRAKYTLFFFK